The Lineus longissimus chromosome 6, tnLinLong1.2, whole genome shotgun sequence sequence ATTTGTCTGCTATATACAGCGAGATCAATACGGCAGATCATAAATTAATTCACCAATGTCGGGATACTGTCACTTTAGATGTTGATTGAGAGGGTGCTGGTGAAGTTATACCAGGATTAGGAAGGGGCAGATCTACCTCTGATGATCCATTACACTGCTGTGATGACTGAATAACTCTATATTGCTGAGTTGGGCTTAATGTAGGATTGTGAAATTATCCTAGCAGTGCCAGAAGCTCACAGACAGATGGTGCAGGAAGGATTCCTTCACAGGCCATTTTACTGGGAACATGTCTGACCTGACAAACAACCAAAATACAAGGAGAAACAAAGTTATTAAATCCAAATAACAGTTTCCAAACCACCACCACAGTCTCTCTCAGGAAACACACAATAATCTTGTCAATCCCAAACTCACCTTTAAGATTTCAATCACAGACCAAAGACTGACCTTAAATTGAAGAAACTTTCACTCATTCATTCATACAGTTTCCACTTGCGTGGATATTTGGCGCCAAATTCCAATGTTATGTTTACATTTTTGGGTCAAACTGCAGGATGAGATGAGTGGCATTGTGTGTCAGTCCAATAAAGCAGAAACTGGAACATCAAGTGATGATGATAAAGGCGGGAATTGGATACATGTTTGTAGGTTGAGGTTGACTCAAACAATGCAAGCATTTGATGTTGGGGAGCGTGGTAGGAAGAGACTTGGCGGCAATGATACTGATATAAGCTGATGTAATGAGATGATAGAAGACTGGGGAGCCAACAGCAATCACAATGACAGTCTTTAAGCGGGGAGAAGGCCTCGCCACCACATGCGTCATTTCATCATTGGACAGGCTCTGCCTTTTTCAAAATGCAACACAAACTACTCTGTGAGTAAACTCTGTTTGAGAGGAAGGGGCAGAGGTTCTAAAGACAACTTACTGGTAAATGAAGTTCAAGGTTCTTGGCTGGGGTTGTGACAAACCATAGCAATCTCCAGTGTCAACAAAACTTGTTGGGACACAAATTCAGACTGGATAAGAGCTTACCTAAACACCAACTGGCTGCTGGGTAACCCGGTCCAGGGTGGCTAACCACCAACACACAGGACTTATGATCGGAAGCTGGTCAGAGCAGGAGACTTGGTTCAAGCATAAACTATCAATGAATTTCTCCTAAAAACTACATATAATCGGCCTGGTTCAAATTATCTGTACAACTCTTTTCTAACCTACATCGGACCACATTTAGAACAATGGAAATTTGAAGTCTAATTTGTGGAAGGCTGACTTTCTTTTAAAGCAGAACCTAAATCAGAAAATATGTTGTAAATTACTGCAAAAAATCATTCTGACCTTCCAATGTTGATACATTTCCAATGCACCAAACAACCtctgaaggtacatgtacatgtagacttgGTAAAGCAAGCTGTACCAATTAAGAAGAAACTTAATAACTTACCCCAAGACCATAACAATGAAAAAGACTTTAATCAGCCTGTCGATTTTATTGTTCACACTCACAATATGACAATAGACCATGATAGACAATGCTATACTTGACCTATACATTTATTGTCAACTGAATATGACAGCGTAGGCCAAAGTTTAAACAATTAAGATTACCTACAATTACAAATTCTATTGTGATTATCTTTCACTTTTCAGCAGAGTTTGGCAAGTGtgtggaaatacatgtaatacttgaTGCCAGACTCATATCAATCAATCTATTCTTCAATTCTTTCCTGATTGTTTCTATCCACAGAGGTCATCCTGGAGGAATGCTTTTAAGAAACAAAAGGAACTCGTTGAGTGATTTAGCCGAGGTCCAATGTATCCCTTACCTTTTTTCTCAACTAATCATGTATGCTGACATATAATACTCACAACACCTTCTTTCTACAAGTGAAGAATTTGTGGCGAAAAACCATCCGAATTTCAAATGATCAGGCAGCAGAATTCAACATTGTGTCAGTATCACCTCTACTAGTAATGTGAAGGAATAGACGGCATGTAACACGAGCCTCCCCTGGCGATCGCTGGTTCTCTATGAGAGGCGAACGTTGATTATTCTATCAACGTTGTGGCAAATAACCTGGGTACACATCAGCAATCGCTAGAATCACTAGTGTTTGGCAGTACTGAGGGAGACTCGCGGAATGTGTtgctttactacatgtactaaacaaaatgacacaaaatacatttttaaaatcatcaaaGAAATTGACTTACCAAGAAAACACAAATTCGTTTTTGTAATCCATGCAGGAGTATAGTATTCCACACAATGACTTCCACTAAGAACAAGACACTCCGAGAGGGACAGAGTCACACCCCTAGCAGGCACAGACATGCGAACACCACACCacacaatgcattgcaaaacaggACGGACAGACCCTCAACATGATGTAAGTGTCCAGACTAGTAAGAACAAAGGCCTCCAATCTCACTCACCATTGTTTTTTGCTAATCAACCCACTCAAATCACTAAGCCGTGCTTTGCACACTGCAGTACAAACAAAACTGTGGTCAACAAAAAATTACCACTCAAGCAGAACCGTGACCTTTTTTGTCTGAAAGATTCAAAGGTCACCACCTTTTGACTATTTTTAGACTAACATTATTCAAAAGAGATGACACATAAACAGAAGCAATTTGGTGATGGGAGTTGATGTGCAAATCTGAGGCAAATAAGTCACAATGATTCAAAATGAAGACTAGACTGATTGAAAAGAATGATATCGAAACTCACCTTTGGCTTTAGTTGGAGATTGTCAGAAGAAAGATCCTGGGACTAGATTTGTTTTGGAACTGGATTATCGATTATCAAACCATCCTTATTCCTATTGGTGTCAGTGGCATCTAAAATTAGACAGAGACCTAATGAATTTTAAAACTGCCATTTGTTTTTAGACTAAATTGAAGAGACCTCTGCTTGCATGgggttacatgtatgttcctCCACCCAGACAGAATGAATCAGAATTCTTGAATAAATTGCCATGAGGCAAATACCACACATTCATAATTTGGGTACCAGTAATAATGGAAAAGGATTGTTTAGATAAAACCTGTGGATATCTGCTATATCTTGCCAAAACTTGGCAATTCCACGACGTTGACTTAATTCCTCCATCATTGATGATAATATCAATCAATGAATGATCAATCAGAAGACGAGCAAGCCTTGTCGTCGTCTTTGACCTTGGCAGGCCTTAGGTGAAGGAGggaatttgtgttttttttccaaGAAGATTAATGCAGTGCCTCTACGGTCAGTATTAAGGAAGACAGGAAACGCCACTATACCTGCTGACACTATGATCAAAGGGAATGATATGAGTGTGATAGAGATGATTCTTGCACAAATGGCTTCCCATACATTTGATTTCAGATTTGGCAGATTGAATTACACAATCCTATGCCTCGATAAAAACCCAAAAAACTCAACTATTACGATATGTAATCACCAGCAAAGACAAACTACACATGGGCCAATTATAAGCGTGCCACTGAAACACACATTGTTCACCTAATATACTCACAAATTTGAGATATTCAATCATTTTCAGgacaaaaatcgaaaaaaagaggcaatttccctgaagttccgatgtcaccaattttgtggggcaaatcaaacatggccgttCTTCGGTGCAATGAGGTCACGGCGTGGAATTCCGGGGGGTTACCTTGAATACACAATGAATACCAAGCGCAAAAGTGGTGACGTAGTACACTTGTGCACGCACGTAAATATTTTGTTTCCCACTGAGAAACTTTTGACTATCATGTATATCCTTGATTAATCCTCAATTAAACcatttaatgtgatcaaaaTGTCAGATTCCGAAGACGAAACAAAAGATAAACAACTTAAGATCGTTGTTATAGGCGATGGAGCTTCAGGAAAAGTAAGAATCTGCACTGAAAACGGTTGACAAGCAACAAACCTCGACTGGAATCAATCAATGCTTATGATTGATGCATGGACTCATGGTTGGCATATGCAGGAGCTCTCACTCTTGGTCTCATATTGACATATGTATGTAGTCATGATGTTCAAGCACAActtttggaacgagtttacaatccccgatcacaccccaaaaaaaggtcatcggttgactaaccaagcaccactgttcaatggatttatagttgaatgcgatcaaactacgtcatttccgatcggggattctaaagtttagcccaacTTTTCATCACCCATGCAAAATGTTATATTCAAAGTCCAAATCACCCAAAACATTCAGTTAATGAGTTACATGCAGTGGAGTGCACACACAGCGTTTGAGTATGATCTGATTGATCATAATTCATTATCGCACTGAGTGACACTAGACTagtgtcagtgacagtgacacCAATGTCGCCATCAGTACTAGGCATGCTGGTGATGCATCGCTCAGCTGGCCGGTGCCCCCAAACATTCCCGACTTGacagaatatttgaaatttttgaagaagtttgttcAATGCATTGTTAGGTGTTGTTTTATTAATGACCATTGTCTTTTCCTTCAGACATCCCTCACAACAAGATATTCACAACAACAATTTGGCAAGCAATATAAACAGACGATTGGCCTGGATTTCTTCCTGAAAAGAATAGTGTTGCCAGGTAAGATTATTGACACTGATAATCACAGTTTGTAGAATTCATTTCCAATCATGATTAACTCCCAATGTTGACAATCACTTCTTCAAACTAGATGTGACGCATCCTTATTTTATCGTTTTTCTTTCAGGTGGAGTAAATGTGGCATTACAAGTTTGGGACATTGGAGGTCAGACCTTGGGTGGTGCCATGTTGGACAAGTACATTTATGGGTCACATGTAAGTGCTGTTTGCGCTTACTGAGTAAAAGCTTACTGAGTAAAAGCTGTGTCAAAACTCAGCTAGAAATTAATGGAACCATCCCGTCATTGCCTGGTTGGATTCATTTTCAGCTCTGTCATTCTTAAATGTGGAGAACAAATGTTTTTGATTATCAATTATAAGGACTATACTAATTGTACTGTATTGTGTATGCAAGTAACATTTTCTATTGTCTTCAGGGTGTGTTACTAGTCTACGACATTACCAACTATGCCAGTTTTGAGAACATTGAGGATTGGTTAACGAGAGTGAAAGAAGTGTTTCAAGTAGAAAATAAAATGCCACATATAGCTCTGCTGGGAAATAAAAGTAAGTTTAACTCATTCTGTGCAGAAACAGAGACAGGCACTTGTCTTTCGGTTTGGGAAGTTTGATTTGACACAGTTTTTATATGTTTGCTCTTTACTTTTCTGATTATTGCTCTCTTTGTTTCAGGTGATTTGGAACACATGAGAACGGTAAAAGTAGAAAAGCACAATAAATTTGCTAATGAGCATAGCATGTCCAGCCATTTTGTGTCCGCCAAAACAGGAGACAGTGTAAGTGAAGACTTTTTTAGGTAAACCTGGAAATGGAAGATACTGTGGTATAACATAAGTCATTCAATAGTGTAAGATTCAAAATATAGGAATGAAATGCTTTCAATCAACACTTATCACACATGCCATGTCATCCAGGCTGACTGTCATGTTTTTCGCCCTGTAGATTTGGCCTGGCCAGCTTATTTCGAGGTGGGTTCTCCACTGCCCGACACCATGGAACAGTTGTCATTGTGCTCAGCGAGCCCTATTGTTGAGGAAGACATTTTAACCAATTCCTCCATCTTTTTCCAGGTGAACATATGTTTTCAAAAAGTAGCTGCTGAAATCCTTGGGATCAAACTATCGAAGCCAGAACTTGACCAACAGCAATCGGTGGTGAAAGCAGACATTGTACAGTACAGCAATAACACAGAGACTGCTGCTAAGTCAACGCCAAAACAGGCAAAAAGTTCATTCTGTTTGGTGCAATAGCTCAAACGTCACTGTCTCCTAGTCAAGGGATTGCCTTGTATTTCTAGCTCTTGGTTACAATCATGAAATCTTTTAGGTGTGATTTGACAACCAGACACATGTTTTACAAAAGTTTTAAGTCAATAAGCGTGCATCTTATGAGACCACTGAAATATCTACCAAATGGCTTGTAGATTGCATTCTACTAAAAGTTTGTGTAGTCTTTACAAACCATTCATGTCGCATGATGATGATTCATATGAGTAATACAAGTGTTAGAAATATTAGAGGCTCTGGGTGTACCTGGGTAGTTTTACATAAATAAAGTATAACTTATTGTGAGGTCCGTTCATTACGAAATGATATATTTTTGCAAACAATTCGGATAATGGTTGAAAAAAGTGTATTTGTAGCTTTTTCATGGCTCTGTCAAGTTTTTACTTGATAAGATTTTGGAAAATAGGTCTAAGTTTGTAAGAAAGAGCTCTGAATGTGGGGATTTTAGAGATGTGGTTGTTGTTGAGTGTTACATATCTTCACTATTTGTTTGCTGCACTCTCTCCTGTCATATATGGACTTGGACTCTTCAAAGGACAGAGATGTTAGGCTTTTTGGGGCAAGAACATTGAATGGTGAAAAAATAGTATTGTATAAAGTGACCAGGTTTGAAGTTTTTTTGTTTTATAAGCCTTGTCCTCTGTTAGAAATTAGGacttgttacatgtatgtgctaGGTTCAGTGGTCTAGAGATTTGTACTAGTTTAAGAAAGACGAGCCATACTGTGGATGTCTTCATAAAAAGTCCTCCAGTCTCGTAGGAGATAATACAGAAAATCATCCTTTTCACCATCACATTTCTCCTCTTTTATCATCTAATTTATTCTGTCAGGGTCCATGATCTGAACAAAACTGCTGAGGGGTTGGGAGTACATTTTATATCTTCAGAGGAGAGAATTTTGAGCCCTCTCCATGGCAATTCTAATATTGTTTTGTTGAACTGTTTGAGAAATCCAAGGTTATGAAACCTATTTGCAAATGGTTATGATGGCCGATCACAATGAATATGCTGGTTTCTGGCCACAGTAAGACCTGCCGACATCTTTTGttgctggtgaaattgagagaTTTTAGCAGTACTTCTCAAACTTTGAGAAAAATTGATGGTTCAGGCGAGTCTGTCATGGCACGTAACAAGTGTTTTCATTGTGATATGCCACCGTGCTGGTTGTCGGGCCTTATTTTTGGCTTCTTATGGAGGTGAGGGGACCTCTCTTTCCTGCGACCATGTTATAGTTGCTCCTCGGCAGAGGTAAAACACTCTCTGTGTTTCCTTTGGTGTATAAATGTATAATAAAAGTTCTTGTATCTGTTTTAGAAATCTTTCTCactgatatttttaaaatcGAGGCTTAGTGCTCCATCTGGGGACCAGTTTTTAGTTTTGAAGGAATGGGATGTCACAGTGAATTGGACAATCAACaagggacattgtcacatccactgCTGTCAGATTAGGTTCCCAAGTCCAGATCCTGAAAAAGTTGAGGTCTGTCAGTCCATGAAGCTACAGTCAAGCTTTTCCTCCCCACCAACTGACAGACATAAAGCCAGCTCATGAAAAGTATCAAGTCCTGCCTTAGAGGGGGATAGTTGACACCACTGCACCAATATGTCATTGCCAACTGCAAGGGACCCTGGATCAATATACTCCCTCCTCCCAGGTTTTGTTGCTGTCACACATAATTGGATTCGGTTTCCTGATTGCGGTTGGTCCTCCCCAGACCTGGTCACATCCTCGGACAAGTGCATCTTTAGACTAGAGGCCCGGCCACGGCCAACTAGGAAGTGATGGAACTAAGGAATATtgagaaaacaaaaaaacaattgAGGGAACTTTAAATATTTTTTGAGACAAAAGTCTCGTTTTCTTCGCAGTCAGGCTCCTGACGAATAGTGGGAATCGGAAACTCATGAAAGCAAGTATATGGTCGAGTAAATATTACACCCATATTAACCAAAGGTACGCTAATGACCCCCTGACGCACTTTGAAAGTCGCCCTCGaatttaaagggacactttGAGAATTGTTGTTGTGCGTAATTTGAAACTCCATTAGGCCCGTGACAAATACAACTCTCACTACCGGTAATTGAAATGAGGGAGCAAGCCCATGACTTGACTCTTTTTCTGAATTAATTATATTTTGGAGGCAAGCTTGACTTGACACCATTAGGCATTACACATTTTCGGTTCAGTCAGATTTGAGCCTTCTGATTTTGACTAACGCCAAAAGCAGGCCCATATATCCCCTCCAAAATCTGTATTTGGCTGCTGTCCTGGATGAATTATAGGTTAGTTGATGGAATTAAAGTGGtaatctatacatgtatagtagaaGTTctgctctattaaggacaccctcaggacagacaagtgctgtccttaatagagaggtgtcctgattagagagttcaagttgaatggaaacaaccaatttgggaccgaaattagtgtccttaatagagaggttgtccttgatagagaggtgtccaccaagggaggttccactgtagttttgaATGTGCTTTTACATTTGGTGAGGGCCATGGTATCACAATGTTTAACTTTTAATCTCTGTAACGAATGTGGCAAAAATATAGCAAAGAAAATGACACAACGTCACAATGGGAGAAAACAATTGAAGAATATGGACTGTCATGCAAAGTGTTGAGGTAGTCAATATTTGACATTTCTTTTACCTGAGTGCATAGACGGttctttacattatttatttcatttgaatgGGTTCATGAATAATGACTTGCCTTGAATAAAGACTATTAGTCAGTGTTTCTACTACAATTCTTGGACTTGAAGCTGGCATATTTGGTTGGTTCGTTACATCAAAGCAAAACAGACTTGTGGATATTGATCTGCAAAAAACTTTCTTCAGTCGGACTGAAAACATTACATGGTTCTTTCTACAGCATTCTGAACTATGATTAGTAGTTTGGTGTAGTAAATCGTAATGTACTCGGGAGGAAGCCTAGGACAGAACCTGCTTTCGGATGCACTTCGCACTAGCACAGTACAAGTATTATAAAACCTCACCAAAGTGTGATGAAGTAATTGTGAAAATTTGTGCTTCAAAACTAGTAGCAGGCTAAAAAGTGGAATTTTCTCTCATTTTTCAGGATGGAAACTTATCTTATGAACTAAGGTGTGGACTTTGACGTGGTTCTTAATTGAGGAAACAGGCAGAAGATGTACAAAAATGGACCTACCAGTCCTACCAAGTCTCCAGGAAATGGACGAGGCGATGAAACTGGAAGAGATTCTCAGTGTGATAGAGCGCCCCCTGGAAATGAAGGAACTATGGGCGATATTAAGAGAAGTCTGCGATGTACTTCGATCCATGGACGAAACGTCAAAGGCTTGTCAGCAAGTCTTCATTTCCTTGGAAACAATAGCGTTGGACAGTGATGGCTGTGTGTACATCTTGAAATCAGATTTAGGTGAGATTTTGATACTTTGAAAGATTGTATGTTTGgtttttacatgtatgtcttgcTTTTTGCCCCATTTTACTATTGTTTTGCTGAAATACCTTGAGAATTGGTGAAAATTAATTCTGGCTACCACTGTTCTTTACAGAGATTGTTTCGGTAGCACTTTCCATTGTCATAATGTCTAACATGGCATTCTTCCCAACACTTTCCAATTATATTTCTTCATAACTTTTCTTTGTACAGGACCCCACTTATTGTTTTCTTTATATCATACCTTGTCCACATGACCCACTGGCTAGTTAAACTTGGGGCTAGAGCAATATTTTGATAGCATTGTTGAGCTAATGTCCATAAAAAATTGATTGCTCAAGTTTGATACATTTTGAGTATGTGTTACATGTGCTTGAGGCTTTCGGCAGGTCTTGATATTGAGTCACTGATATTGCAGGTAACCCTTTGAACCTATGCCAAAGATTGTGCTAAAAACCAATAGCCAACACTCCTAAATGTAACAGGCCACTTGTAGTTCAATATCTATTCACTGGGTGCCTCTGTTGGTTCTTTGTATGCTTTCATGATTATCATGTACAAATATTTCAGAAGTCACCTTTGAGGTCATGTTTCATTGGCACAACCATGACTATCGTGATTCCTCAGTATTCAGCACTGTTGCTAGTAAGACAAGTATCCACATGTGGCATAATAGTGAGACAATCGTAATCAGTGAGTTGCCTGGGGAAGCCAAAGATCTGTGACACAGACAGTATAAAACCTGCTGTGAACTCACACCTCAAATCTCTACTTGGTCTTATTCTCACTTGGCAGCAACAGGACCAAGGACAGTTTGATTTTCAGGGACATTTAGTGCAGTATTGTCGTCACGATTCTAAAGTTTGTGTTGGTGGTTTTGACGTATGACACATCACAGTCTTAAGATAAAAGGACAATAAGTAGAGAATAAATTGACCAAGTTGACTTATTATCTGACATCAATGTCTAATTAAGACCACAGAGCTGAACTTGACGCATCGAGACAGCAGTAGGCCTTAACTCGTTACATAATTAGTACAAACAACT is a genomic window containing:
- the LOC135489106 gene encoding ras-related protein Rab-28-like yields the protein MSDSEDETKDKQLKIVVIGDGASGKTSLTTRYSQQQFGKQYKQTIGLDFFLKRIVLPGGVNVALQVWDIGGQTLGGAMLDKYIYGSHGVLLVYDITNYASFENIEDWLTRVKEVFQVENKMPHIALLGNKSDLEHMRTVKVEKHNKFANEHSMSSHFVSAKTGDSVNICFQKVAAEILGIKLSKPELDQQQSVVKADIVQYSNNTETAAKSTPKQAKSSFCLVQ